In Mixophyes fleayi isolate aMixFle1 chromosome 4, aMixFle1.hap1, whole genome shotgun sequence, the following proteins share a genomic window:
- the IFNG gene encoding interferon gamma, producing MMKYVKMFLLHCTILCYLGQINGYNIDLPKASKDIDSLRKYLNSKDSTNTEHKVLFLKLLDSWKEEGEKKLLLSQIVPMYLKMFDSMKITELKDSITNLTQMLRSSYEDVMKQSDQKMKGLNELKKIQMSDATNQRAAIKELFHVLQGVHDLSQRSEKTKCKRENTRRRRGC from the exons ATGATGAAATATGTTAAGATGTTTCTGCTTCATTGCACCATCCTTTGTTATCTTGGACAAATCAATGGATATAACATAGATCTCCCGAAAGCAAGCAAAGACATTGACAGCCTAAGAAAATACTTG AACTCAAAAGACTCAACTAATACTGAACATAAGGTACTATTTTTAAAGCTGCTAGACTCTTGGAAGGAG GAAGGAGAAAAGAAACTATTGCTAAGCCAAATTGTTCCTATGTACTTGAAGATGTTTGACTCTATGAAAATCACAGAACTAAAAGACAGCATTACTAATCTGACACAGATGCTTAGGTCGTCTTATGAAGACGTCATGAAGCAAAGTGATCAAAAAATGAAAGGACTGAATGAGCTAAAAAAAATTCAG ATGTCAGATGCCACAAACCAGCGTGCAGCCATCAAAGAACTTTTTCACGTTCTTCAAGGTGTTCATGATCTGAGCCAAAGAAGCGAAAAAACTAAGTGTAAAAGAGAAAACACACGAAGGAGGAGAGGATGTTAG